The Brassica rapa cultivar Chiifu-401-42 chromosome A10, CAAS_Brap_v3.01, whole genome shotgun sequence genome segment AAGGGCGCCTCTTTCGAGCATTCGTCCCCCTCCAGCTTCCTACATGGCTATCCGAGTTGCAGCACGTTGGCCCATCCTGGCACTGTCCACCACCCGGTCATAATAGCCATAATTACGCCACGACTCGGCATTGACTCGATCTTAAGGCGCCTACACCGATCCTGTCAGTCCACGGTCACCGTCCTTTCACAGCCCTTACTTATTTCTATCCCGCCCTCGCGCGGTCCTTTCTCATCTCGCCCACGGGTACCTCATGTTAGGCTAAGTCCCGTGGGCTCCTGCGGGTACCTCGTGTTAGGCTACTGTCCCGCAGGTTCACACATCCTAGATTCTAGACGCCCACCCGTTCTCTGTGGTCCAAACAGGACATCAAGCAAGTTCATTGACACGTCACATTCTTATTCTCATTCACGTTCTCATTCACATTCTCATTACTCATTTCTCATTCACTTTCACATTCTCATTACTCATTTCCCATTCCCTTTCACATTCTCTTGCACTTAGACTCGTACTCATACTCGTTCACTAGACGCCACCTGTTATCGGTGGCTCACACAATACACGTCACACGCTCAAACACAACAGCTGATGGCAAAGGACATCTCATTCACGTACATCATGCAGTGACATTATATTCCAATGACATATTTATCATCTTAAGCATTCACTTCTTTCTAGCAACCTAGCTTTCATTCACAATCATCACATGGGACCGTGCAAACCAATCACACAAGTATCAATCATCAGCCAATCATCACAGCAACACAAAACAGTCCATTTAACaatatgagggttcttatgcatcatgatccattcatctatcatGCTAACAGTAATCATgatctatcaacctaactctcaaacagggtctaataaaacctaactccaacataaagaAGTATAGAGTACATGAGAACAAGATGGGTTCGAATTACCtctagcctagatctggatctggaaacaaGAGACAAGGGAGAGACGAGATCTTGTCACCACCACCAATCGGctgccaccaccaccaccacaacacGGCGCCAGcgaaagggagagagagagagagagagagagagagagagagagagagagagagaagaagaagaagaagaagagagaaaaggaaaagagaagctTGATGGCTAGGGTTTCttagtctctctaaatctctgcaggGCTTTGCTCAAGTTTCAGAATGAGAGAAAAAAGAGAGGAGGCAACTTTATTTATAGGAAATGGAGGGAACCCTAGGTCATTTACCTTAATGGGCTGCAGTCCTAACGAGCTCtcgttaaaaaaaatttgggccGGGTATCGGGATGTTACACTAACGGTGTGTGGCGATGAAGGCTCTTCGACTCTCAAAATTAATGATGTccataactaaataaaaactacTCGACTTTATTAAGATATAGCTtcaatgatttaaaattaaatatagaaCTCTAagaatttaactttaaattgtGAGTACCAAAACTCTATGACCAACTTGATTGTAATCACTTATCAgagtttatataattagatcTGAGATCTCAAGAGTATATATAGATGGGAAATTGGGCTGTATAAccatcaaacaaattataattcattcTATGTCTAAATACCCTAATACACCAATACACCATGcatcttttatataataatactacTATGCCCTCTTACACAACCGGTAAAacatgtaaacaataaaaaactaaattaataataCTTACCTAACACACATACATCGTGGCCTTTGGAGAATCACATACCTTGTACAACGTGAGTTGTTTCTTCTCCATTTTTATCTGCTGTATAACCACCAAAACCATTTATGGAGTAGCTTTGCCTAGGAGATGGCCATCTGCAACGGCTCGCTTGGCTCATGACGGGAAGCTTTGCGCATCTGAAATCTATGGAGTCGCCGACAACGTAAACGGCACCGCCGCGAGGTTCGTCAACTCTTCCTTCAATCACCGTAATCTTTTCGGTTTATGAGGCGGTTACATGTATGATTCCCACGGATGTTGCCAGTTACACATATCTTTCTCGCTGTGAATGTCCTTGAATTGATCGGAGAAGATGAACAGTTTTTGTAACATTGtgttctattctattttatGTGTATGGAATAGAAATGTATGAATGCTTTATTCATGTTATGTAATGTGAAATAGTCTGTTACTATACTTATTTATCTTGTATCGTTCCATTTGATGATTATTAAAGAAGGTGTTATTTTCTTCACCAATATGTATtatactatgtattttgtttcattctatttgagtttagggtttatatttgggtttaaagtttagtgattaagatttaggatttagtatttggaaggtaGGGGTTgagatttgggtttagtgatagcAGTTTAGAATTTAGTATTCAAAAGTTAGATATGGAATTAGCATTTATGAGTTGTGTGTTGGGTTAGAGCCTATACTATTCAAAAATTAGGTTTggatttagtttaatattacacaatagtatatactattttcagattttgatcATTGGATTTAGGGATTATAattatggtttatatttgggtttaatattttaaagtttgttttgggtttagtattttaaaatttgttttgggtttagtatttaagagTTGTAATATGTATTATGAATGTGATATTCATGTTATGTAATTCAAAATAGCATgtaactatacatttttatcaTGTATCGTTCCATTTGACGTTTAataaagaatatattattttgttcacCAGTATGAactatactatgtattttgttctattttatttgggtttagagtttgtacttggatttagggtttagttattaagatttagattttagtttgtaGAAAGTGGTGTTGaagtttgggtttagtgatccTATCATGTATTGTTTCAtttgatgattaataaaaagtgttttattttgttcaccaatatgtactatactatgtattttgttttattctatttgggtttaggctCTATacttgggtttagagtttagtgattaggatttagggtttagtatttggaatGTGTGGGTTGAGGTTTGGGTGTAGTGATAgcagtttagggtttagtatacAAAAGTTGGGTATGGGTTTAGCATTTAGGAGTTGTGTGCTGAGTTAGAGACTTAAAGTCCTATACTATTTCGGTGATATGAAACACATTCTGTATTTTGGATTTAAGGTTTGTATTTAGATTTAGGATctagtgtttagggtttagggtttagtatttagaggcTTGGAGTACCTGAGGTtggaataaaatttattatttaaggGTTCAGATAGAGTTGATCTTTTATACTATTTTGTTATACGAAATAGAACACTTATGTTTAATAAGTAATGAAATATACCATTTATTGCAAaagtgttttaattttatttacgcTTTACTGTGCATAGTTAATATGTATGTTGTAATTATGAAAGTGATGTGCATGGCTTTGGTACTGTCGTTGTCAATAGTGGCGCGGTAAATATTGGCTACATCTCATTACGTTTGACATCATGCGTAGGGATGTCATTCACCATATATTATTTTGGCCATATCATCTCGAACAACACAAGTCACCGAGTGATTACAGGAAGAATGGATAAAATCGGATAATAATTAACATAAATGTTAGTTATtacattatgtcaaaatcaatgaCATCTACTTAATTTTGATCCCAAAgttggttattttcaaataaaatccaCCATTGATAAAACttaaacttttgtttttgtctttgttttggTAAAGTTATGCAACAAAATAACATTTGACATAATCGGTTTCTTCGTTCATATTTATTGGTGAGCTTTAAGTATTTGTATCCCTAAAGAATACTTGATGATTTACACGGTAAAACACATGATGGCTATATTTGTATACCGCATACCTTTAGTCCATTTGACATGTATTTTCGAAAtgtaaaagaataaaaatcGTAAAATGTCCACATTtatcaaatgaaaataatattttgagatTTTACGTTGTGAGCTTTACGCCGGAAGACAAAAAAATCatcttaaaaagaaaaatacaaacaaaagcTCATATCTAGAAATATTTGGGCTGAAGTAAGAAACTTCACGAGAGCTTCATAtcactagccatacacttcaaTGCTAATTTCAAATTAAGAAACCAACACCTCTTTAGTCACTAGAATTAGTATTAATTTCGTCTTTTATTCCTGAAAATGGGACTGTGAAAGAATCACCAAAGTTGCATAAACGTGAATGGAAAAACCTAATGCAAAATAACGATTTAGCCAAAATGTGTGTTTGTTGGCAAAAGGCAAAAACATAATGCcacaaaaagagagagagagagaaactgatAATTTTGCCGACTATTCTAAGTTTCTAACCAAAAGAAGGAAAACAAAAGCTCTCCAGTTTCCGAATCATACCAATAGCGTCTTTGCTGTTGCAATCCATTTCTCAAGAATCATTATCATCTACTTCTCTACTGTCAAACAAGTTCGGCAAGAGCTCACTTTTTGATGAAGTAGCCTGATCAGGATTAGTTTCAGCTGCAGTGGCTGTAGCACTCATTTTCTTGTTGCCAAGCTCTAGCTGAAGCTCCTCTGGCACGTCATCAACGGGAGAAACCGTTTTTCCTTCCATTCCACGAGTTTCAGCGTCTTTAGGAGATTCCTCATCCTCAGATAATTCTGATCGCTTAGTCTCATTCTGAAAGAGGTCAAGGCTTAGCGTAGAGCTACATCCCGTGGCCTGAGTCGGATTCGTTTCAAGTGCTGGAAATAAATCAAAGAAAGTAGTAGAAACTTTAGCATTATGAATCTTTAAGTAACGCCGTAGTCAATGTAACAGTTGTCTTACTTGCTCCACAGGCTTCAGATCTCAGGACGGTATGGTCATCTTTGGGTGCATCATCACTGGCAAACTGCGGCATCAGAGAGAGGGTTTGGCCTTCAGGTTCAGTGAGTTTATCCTCTGCAGAAGAGCCGCCAACATCTTTCATCTCTGTATCCATAGGAAGAATATCAGTTTGATTCCCGGCTTCTTTCGTGGACTGAGTGGTTGGAGTTTGTTGGTTTAGAGAGGGAACTTCTCGTGCATACATCTTAGCTTGGGGAAACAAATCAGTTGTTGGAGTAACTGGAGTGACTTTGCCAGGTAAGAAAACAATGCC includes the following:
- the LOC103844770 gene encoding uncharacterized protein LOC103844770 gives rise to the protein MDNPERFDQTNQGSSSSIPSKRKRGRPRSDEVQQLNPPVTENLIGRMVSGVVEGSFEAGYFLNVKVADTDKQFKGIVFLPGKVTPVTPTTDLFPQAKMYAREVPSLNQQTPTTQSTKEAGNQTDILPMDTEMKDVGGSSAEDKLTEPEGQTLSLMPQFASDDAPKDDHTVLRSEACGATLETNPTQATGCSSTLSLDLFQNETKRSELSEDEESPKDAETRGMEGKTVSPVDDVPEELQLELGNKKMSATATAAETNPDQATSSKSELLPNLFDSREVDDNDS